Below is a genomic region from Enterobacter hormaechei subsp. xiangfangensis.
CTCATCCCGTTCAATCTGGTGCCGCTGGTGCTGGTCACCGTGCAGTATGCGGCGATGAAAATTGGTGCGGTCGCCGTCACCACCGGGGTGTTTATCCCCTGGACGCTGCCGCCGGTTATTAGCGGCTTTATCGTCACCGGGCACCTGAGCGGCAGCGTGATGCAGCTGATCAACCTGCTGATTGGCGCCATGCTGTACCTGCCTTTCATGCGTATCCTGGATAAACAGTACCGCGCGGCGGAAATAGCCAGCGTTACGCAAACCGACACCACCCTTGCAAAACAGGAGTAAAGCATGTGGGGAATTATCGCAACCTGGCGAATGGCGCTTGAAGGCGTCACGGAATCTGCGTCTGCGCTGGCTGCGGGCAAACCGGTCGCTGCGGCGGTAGTGGATGCCGTCGCCGCCGTCGAGGACTTTCCGCTGTATAAATCCGTCGGCTACGGCGGGCTGCCGACAGAGAACGGCGAGGTGGAGCTGGACGCGGCCTATATGGACGGCGACACGCTGGCGTTCGGCGCCGTGGGCAATCTGGTGGATATCGCCAACCCGGTGCGCGTGGCGCACGCGCTCAGCCGTCAGCGCTATAACAGCCTGCTGGTCGGCCAGGGCGCGCGCGAATGGGCGCTGAGTCAGGGCTTTGCCGATAAAACCATGCTCACGGATCGCGCCATGCAACACTACCGTAAGCGCTGCCGCGAAACGCTGGATAAGGGGTTAAGCCCCTACGACGGACATGACACCGTCGGCATCATCGGCCTCGATAAACAGGGCTCGATGAGCGTCGCCACTTCCACCAGCGGCCTGTTTATGAAAAAACGCGGTCGCCTCGGTGACTCACCCATCATCGGCTCCGGCTTTTACTGCGACAGCGAAACCGGCGCGGCCACCGCCACGGGCGTCGGTGAAGATCTGATGAAGGGCTGTACCAGCTACGAAATCGTTCGCCGGATGGCGCAAGGCATGACGCCGCAGCAGGCGGCGGATTCGGTCGTGTTCGAACTGGAAGACAAACTGATGTCGCGCTTCGGTCGCGCGGGCGATCTCTCCGTGGTGTGCATGAACAGCAAAGGAGAATTTGGCGCCGCGACCAACATCAAAACCTTCTCGTTCGTGGTGGCGACGGCTCGCCAGCCCCTCACCGTTTTCCGTACTGAACGCCTGCGGGAGAAAACGCACTATCACGCGGTAGATGAGGAGTGGATGCAGGCCTATGCCGCGCGGATCCGCGCACCGATTGAGGAGTTATGATGATCACGTACCAGTTTATCAACGCGCTTTCAGACGCGAAGCCGCAGAGCCATTTGATTGCGCGCGCTGACAGTTCCCTGTTACCGGATAGCGCTCTTATCGCTGAAATGCGCCAGCAGAGCACCGTCGCGGACGCGCGCTTTGGCTGCGCGCCGTTTGCCCGCATCACTCTGTTGCCGGATGCGCTCTGGCATGACGCCCTGACCGAAGGGTTGATCACGGCCCTGCGACCGCTGCTTACCGCCCCCGCCAGCGCCGAACTCGTGCTGGACGTGACGGATATCGACGATGTGGTGCTGGCGCAGGTACTGCGTTTTCTCTTTAATCAGGCGCACATGCTCAGTGACCTGAAGCTGAAGAAGACGGACGAAGCGCTGCGCCTTACCTGCATCACTGCCC
It encodes:
- a CDS encoding N(4)-(beta-N-acetylglucosaminyl)-L-asparaginase; its protein translation is MWGIIATWRMALEGVTESASALAAGKPVAAAVVDAVAAVEDFPLYKSVGYGGLPTENGEVELDAAYMDGDTLAFGAVGNLVDIANPVRVAHALSRQRYNSLLVGQGAREWALSQGFADKTMLTDRAMQHYRKRCRETLDKGLSPYDGHDTVGIIGLDKQGSMSVATSTSGLFMKKRGRLGDSPIIGSGFYCDSETGAATATGVGEDLMKGCTSYEIVRRMAQGMTPQQAADSVVFELEDKLMSRFGRAGDLSVVCMNSKGEFGAATNIKTFSFVVATARQPLTVFRTERLREKTHYHAVDEEWMQAYAARIRAPIEEL